The following are encoded together in the Mesoplodon densirostris isolate mMesDen1 chromosome 2, mMesDen1 primary haplotype, whole genome shotgun sequence genome:
- the SLC26A9 gene encoding solute carrier family 26 member 9: MSQPRPRYVVDRATYSLTLFDDEFEKKDRTYPLGEKLRNAFRCSSAKIKTAVFGLLPVLSWLPKYKIKDYIIPDLLGGISGGSIQVPQGMAFALLANLPAVNGLYSSFFPLLTYFFLGGIHQMVPGTFAVISILVGNICLQLAPESKFRVFNNATNESHVDTVAMEAERLHVSATLACLTAVIQMGLGFVQFGFVAIYLSESFIRGFMTAAGLQILISVLKYIFGLTIPSYTGPGSIVFTFIDICKNLPHTNIASLVFALISSVFLVLVKELNTRFMHKIRFPIPTEMIVVVVATAISGGCKMPKKYHMQIVGEIQRGFPTPVLPVVSQWKDMIGTAFSLAIVGYVINLAVGRTLASKHGYDVDSNQEMIALGCSNFFGSFFKIHVICCALSVTLAVDGAGGKSQISSLCVSLVVMVTMLVLGSYLYPLPKAVLGALIAVNLKNSLKQLADPYYLWRKNKLDCCVWVVSFLSAFFLSLPYGVAVGVAFSILVVIFQTQFRNGYTLAQVMDTDIYVNPKTYNRVQEIQGIKIITYCSPLYFANSEIFRQKVTAKTGVDPQKVLLAKQKYLKKQEKGRTVSKQQRKSLFMKNKTVSLQELQQDFENGSPTDPNNNQTPANGASVSYITFSPDSSTAASCEPPASAEPSDILASVPPFVTFHTLIFDMSGVSFVDLMGIKALAKLSSTYGRIGVKVFLVNIHAQVYNDINHGGVFEDGCLERNHVFPSIHDAVLFAQAKAREVAPGHNLQGAPVDPELSLCDSEEDSPSCWDLEQEMFGSMFHTENLTAL, translated from the exons ATGTTCCTCGGCCAAAATCAAAACCGCAGTGTTCGGGCTGCTCCCCGTGCTCTCTTGGCTCCCCAAGTACAAGATCAAAGATTACATCATCCCTGACCTTCTTGGCGGCATCAGCGGTGGATCCATCCAGGTCCCACAAG GCATGGCATTTGCTCTTCTGGCCAACCTTCCTGCAGTCAACGGCCTCTACTCCTCCTTCTTCCCCCTCCTGACCTACTTCTTCCTGGGGGGTATCCACCAGATGGTGCCAG GTACATTTGCCGTTATCAGCATCCTGGTGGGTAACATCTGTCTGCAGCTGGCCCCAGAGTCGAAATTCCGGGTCTTCAACAATGCCACCAATGAGAGCCATGTGGACACAGTGGCCATGGAGGCCGAGAGGCTGCACGTGTCGGCAACGCTAGCCTGCCTGACTGCCGTCATCCAG ATGGGCCTGGGCTTCGTGCAGTTCGGTTTTGTGGCCATCTACCTCTCTGAGTCCTTCATCCGGGGCTTCATGACGGCCGCTGGCCTGCAGATCCTGATCTCCGTGCTCAAGTACATCTTCGGACTGACCATCCCCTCCTACACAGGCCCAGGGTCCATCGTCTTT ACCTTCATTGACATTTGCAAAAACCTCCCCCACACCAACATCGCCTCGCTCGTCTTCGCCCTCATCAGCAGCGTGTTCCTGGTGCTGGTGAAGGAGCTCAACACCCGCTTCATGCACAAGATCCGCTTCCCCATCCCTACAGAAATGATCGTG GTAGTGGTGGCAACAGCTATCTCTGGGGGCTGCAAGATGCCCAAAAAGTATCACATGCAGATCGTGGGAGAGATCCAACGAGG GTTCCCCACTCCCGTGTTGCCTGTGGTTTCACAGTGGAAGGACATGATTGGCACAGCCTTCTCCCTGGCCATCGTGGGCTATGTCATCAACTTGGCTGTGGGCCGGACCCTGGCCAGCAAGCACGGCTATGACGTGGATTCTAACCAG GAGATGATCGCCCTGGGCTGCAGCAACTTCTTCGGCTCCTTCTTTAAAATCCATGTCATTTGCTGCGCTCTGTCTGTCACTTtggctgtggatggagctggaggaaaaTCCCAG ATTTCAAGCCTGTGCGTCTCCCTGGTGGTGATGGTCACGATGCTGGTCCTGGGGTCCTATCTCTACCCTCTCCCCAAG GCTGTGCTAGGAGCCCTGATTGCTGTCAACCTTAAGAACTCCCTCAAGCAACTCGCCGACCCCTACTACCTGTGGAGGAAGAACAAGCTGGACTGT TGCGTCTGGGTGGTGAGCTTCCTCTCTGCCTTCTTCCTGAGTCTGCCGTATGGTGTGGCAGTGGGTGTCGCTTTCTCCATCCTGGTTGTGATCTTCCAGACCCAATT TCGAAATGGCTATACTTTGGCCCAAGTCATGGACACTGACATTTATGTGAATCCCAAGACCTATAATAGG GTCCAGGAAATCCAAGGGATAAAGATCATCACTTACTGCTCCCCTCTCTACTTTGCCAACTCGGAAATCTTCAGGCAAAAGGTCACTGCCAAG ACAGGTGTGGACCCCCAGAAAGTATTGCTGGCCAAGCAAAAATACCTCAAGAAGCAGGAGAAGGGGAGAACGGTGTCCAAGCAACAGAGGAAGTCCCTATTTATGAAAAACAAG ACTGTCTCCCTGCAGGAGCTTCAGCAGGACTTTGAGAACGGCTCCCCAACTGACCCCAACAACAATCAGACGCCTGCTAATGGTGCCAGCGTGTCCTACATCACCTTCAGCCCTGACAGCTCCACAGCTGCCAGCTGTGAGCCCCCGGCCTCTGCTGAGCCCAGTGACATCCTGGCCAGCGTCCCACCCTTTGTCACCTTCCACACCCTCATCTTCGACATGAGTGGGGTCAGCTTTGTGGACTTGATGGGCATCAAAGCCCTGGCCAAG CTGAGCTCCACCTATGGGAGGATCGGTGTGAAGGTCTTCTTGGTGAACATTCATG ccCAGGTGTACAATGACATTAACCATGGTGGCGTCTTCGAAGATGGGTGTCTAGAGCGCAACCACGTCTTTCCCAGCATACACGATGCAGTCCTGTTTGCCCAGGCAAAGGCCAGGGAAGTGGCCCCAGGACACAACCTCCAAGGG GCTCCAGTGGACCCCGAGCTCTCTTTGTGTGATTCGGAGGAGGACAGTCCCAGCTGCTGGGACTTAGAGCAG GAGATGTTTGGCAGCATGTTTCACACAGAGAACCTGACCGCCCTGTGA